From a single Cyprinus carpio isolate SPL01 chromosome A3, ASM1834038v1, whole genome shotgun sequence genomic region:
- the antkmt gene encoding adenine nucleotide translocase lysine N-methyltransferase has protein sequence MEDDIQEEVLSQFKERRLGGWQVLQLTAGTGLAVYAVWAGILMPGFRRVPLRLQVPYMPASRAQVSNVMTLLKGRSGGVADLGSGDGRIVLEACSRGFSPAVGYELNPWLVRLAYFHAWRGGQHRSVSYRREDLWKVDLSAFKNVTVFLAPSVLSLLQKKLLAELPEDAVIVAGRFPFPDWTACKVEGEGVDRAWAYHVQELRHRYKSQDRHEETS, from the exons ATGGAAGACGACATACAAGAGGAAGTCCTTTCACAGTTCAAGGAGAGGCGACTGGGCGGCTGGCAGGTCCTGCAGCTGACGGCGGGCACGGGTTTGGCGGTCTATGCTGTCTGGGCAGGAATCCTCATGCCGGGGTTTCGCCGAGTGCCTCTCAGATTACAG GTGCCTTATATGCCAGCGAGCAGAGCTCAAGTGAGTAACGTCATGACTCTCCTGAAGGGCCGATCTGGAGGCGTCGCTGACCTGGGCTCAGGGGACGGCAGGATT GTGTTAGAAGCGTGCTCTCGGGGTTTTTCTCCAGCAGTTGGTTATGAGCTCAATCCCTGGCTTGTTCGTCTTGCGTATTTTCATGCGTGGAGAGGTGGGCAACATAGAAGTGTTTCATATCGGCGAGAAGATCTATGGAAG GTTGATCTCTCggcatttaaaaatgtcacagtgtttCTAGCCCCTAGTGTG TTAAGTCTTTTACAAAAGAAGTTGCTGGCCGAGCTGCCTGAAGATGCTGTGATTGTGGCGGGACGTTTTCCGTTTCCTGATTGGACGGCGTGTAAAGTAGAGGGTGAAGGTGTGGACAGAGCGTGGGCCTATCACGTACAAGAACTGAGACATCGCTACAAGTCACAAGATAGACATGAGGAAACCAGCTGA